A window of the Isosphaera pallida ATCC 43644 genome harbors these coding sequences:
- a CDS encoding GlsB/YeaQ/YmgE family stress response membrane protein has product MRNFRQDDHEIALAVVAGCPQIVPYASRVPLFQFGVETMMSLVWFLLVGLVAGSVAVWIRGGPDRGWIGNMVLGIVGALVGGFLFQLLGFTTNSLLGELISAVVGALVFLWALKVISKST; this is encoded by the coding sequence ATGAGAAACTTCAGGCAGGATGACCACGAGATCGCCCTGGCCGTGGTCGCGGGATGCCCCCAAATCGTGCCGTATGCGTCGCGTGTTCCCCTTTTCCAATTCGGAGTTGAAACCATGATGTCGTTGGTTTGGTTCCTGCTAGTGGGTCTAGTGGCTGGGTCGGTAGCGGTTTGGATTCGTGGTGGCCCTGATCGCGGCTGGATCGGCAACATGGTCCTCGGGATCGTCGGTGCCCTCGTGGGCGGCTTCCTCTTCCAGTTGCTCGGCTTCACCACCAATAGCCTTCTCGGCGAACTGATCTCCGCGGTGGTGGGCGCGTTGGTCTTCCTCTGGGCCCTCAAGGTTATCTCGAAGTCCACCTAA
- a CDS encoding vWA domain-containing protein has translation MQHSSKSLRWILPAALMLILVPWGSGRSAPAQPPTNEVETPDNAPVPAPIIVRPQPNPPALPSPSSTPAKRGTPRSSTPSQPRSPRIGFDPSAVGGKSEAAAGKSGGSSTNRSTSRSARPNIGSPAANDHVEREPARHSLRQPSESASRGESGLPPVAPRVGSRRQPTTAELLKTPVKVDLFPERTDQEAAAQEGAEGWVTDSRGRPVVSTSALPSHHKTRFFGVEAPGQVFVFIIDQSGSMEAGDRMSRAKRELRSTIRALEFPQRFQVIAFNDVTRVCQSLPATATEREKEKFERWLGTIVPEGGTEPRRALAEALAIRPDAVFLLTDGELPPGTAQETAQLNARAAQANGGDLVPIHCIDLSGGLPSRELARIARESGGILVAPRR, from the coding sequence ATGCAGCACTCTTCCAAAAGTCTCAGGTGGATCTTGCCGGCGGCGTTGATGTTGATCCTGGTCCCCTGGGGATCGGGCCGTTCCGCCCCCGCGCAGCCTCCGACCAACGAGGTGGAGACGCCCGACAACGCGCCGGTGCCTGCTCCGATCATTGTTCGCCCCCAACCCAACCCGCCCGCTTTGCCATCGCCTTCCTCCACTCCCGCCAAACGCGGGACGCCCCGTTCTTCGACCCCATCCCAACCCCGTTCCCCAAGAATCGGCTTCGACCCGTCAGCGGTGGGAGGGAAGTCAGAGGCCGCGGCGGGCAAGTCGGGCGGGTCTTCGACCAATCGTTCAACGTCTCGATCTGCGCGGCCCAACATCGGCTCGCCGGCGGCGAACGACCATGTGGAGCGCGAGCCGGCTCGTCATTCGTTGAGACAACCTAGCGAGTCGGCCTCTCGTGGCGAGTCGGGATTGCCACCTGTCGCGCCCCGTGTGGGAAGCCGCCGCCAACCCACAACGGCCGAGCTTTTGAAAACTCCCGTCAAGGTCGATCTATTCCCCGAACGAACTGACCAGGAAGCCGCGGCCCAGGAGGGCGCGGAGGGATGGGTGACGGACTCGCGGGGGCGTCCGGTGGTTTCCACCTCGGCGTTGCCCTCGCACCACAAAACGCGGTTTTTCGGAGTGGAAGCGCCCGGACAAGTGTTCGTCTTCATTATTGATCAATCCGGCAGTATGGAAGCGGGTGATCGGATGAGCCGGGCCAAGCGCGAGTTGCGGTCTACTATCCGGGCCCTGGAGTTCCCGCAACGGTTTCAAGTGATCGCGTTCAACGATGTCACCCGCGTTTGTCAGTCGTTGCCCGCGACCGCCACTGAGCGCGAGAAGGAAAAGTTCGAGCGTTGGCTGGGGACGATCGTTCCCGAGGGAGGGACCGAGCCCCGACGCGCCTTGGCGGAGGCTCTGGCGATTCGTCCCGACGCGGTGTTTCTGCTGACCGATGGCGAACTGCCGCCCGGCACGGCCCAGGAAACCGCCCAACTCAACGCCCGCGCGGCTCAGGCCAATGGCGGCGATCTCGTGCCGATCCACTGCATCGACCTCTCGGGCGGTCTCCCCAGCCGTGAACTGGCCCGGATCGCCCGCGAGTCGGGCGGCATCCTCGTCGCGCCGCGGCGTTGA
- a CDS encoding VOC family protein encodes MKPIADSDASNAAEFTPPRLGYVIVYVNDVPEALRFYGKAFGLPTRFLHESNQYGELETGGTALTFASHALGAANLAVSLPEGYQPVEPAGRPFGLELSLTVADVPLAYQRALTHGGIGVTEPTIKPWGQTVAVVRDPFGLLVEIGTAINE; translated from the coding sequence TTGAAACCGATCGCCGATTCCGACGCTTCGAACGCCGCCGAATTCACCCCGCCAAGATTGGGGTATGTGATTGTTTATGTCAACGATGTTCCCGAGGCGCTGAGGTTCTACGGCAAGGCGTTCGGCCTGCCGACCCGGTTTTTGCACGAGTCCAATCAGTACGGCGAACTGGAAACCGGCGGCACCGCCCTGACTTTCGCCTCGCACGCTCTGGGTGCGGCCAACTTGGCCGTGTCGCTCCCCGAAGGCTATCAGCCGGTCGAGCCGGCGGGACGGCCCTTCGGGTTGGAACTTTCCCTCACCGTGGCCGACGTGCCACTAGCCTACCAACGCGCCTTGACGCACGGCGGAATCGGCGTGACCGAGCCCACCATCAAACCTTGGGGACAGACCGTCGCCGTGGTACGCGACCCGTTCGGCCTGCTGGTCGAGATCGGCACGGCTATCAATGAGTGA
- the tenA gene encoding thiaminase II, producing MMRDPALDVKTTCEPFTNVLWRAIEPINDALKSHPFLVGLTTGDLERDRFAFYIVQDALYLVEFAQALSALAAFAPDPADSAMFNRHAADAIAVENALHGGLIVDLGLDSAQVKASELAPTCRAYVSHLKSTVLGRPFHEGLAAVLPCYWIYQDVGQRLAAQGSPDPLYARWIATYGGAEFEAVTRQVLDLTDRLAPTLTPDQRAAMTQQFVLSSRYEWMFWDMAFRREAWPV from the coding sequence ATGATGCGAGATCCAGCTCTCGATGTCAAGACGACCTGCGAACCCTTCACCAACGTGTTATGGCGAGCGATTGAACCGATCAACGACGCCTTGAAGTCTCATCCATTTTTGGTTGGACTAACGACCGGCGACCTAGAGCGGGATCGTTTCGCGTTTTACATCGTGCAGGACGCTCTTTATTTGGTGGAGTTCGCCCAGGCGCTGTCGGCCCTGGCCGCCTTCGCGCCCGACCCGGCCGATTCGGCGATGTTCAACCGTCACGCTGCCGACGCCATCGCTGTCGAGAACGCGCTTCACGGCGGCTTGATCGTTGATCTGGGACTCGACTCGGCCCAGGTCAAGGCCTCCGAACTCGCGCCGACTTGCCGGGCTTACGTCAGTCATTTGAAGTCCACGGTGCTGGGTCGTCCGTTTCACGAAGGTTTGGCCGCGGTGCTGCCCTGTTATTGGATTTATCAAGACGTGGGGCAACGTCTGGCGGCTCAAGGCTCCCCCGACCCGCTTTACGCCCGCTGGATCGCCACCTACGGCGGAGCCGAATTTGAAGCCGTGACGCGCCAGGTTCTCGACCTGACCGACCGCCTGGCTCCCACCCTGACCCCCGACCAACGCGCGGCCATGACCCAGCAGTTCGTACTCTCAAGCCGCTATGAATGGATGTTTTGGGATATGGCGTTTCGCCGCGAAGCCTGGCCGGTCTGA
- a CDS encoding serine/threonine-protein kinase, translating into MWMRAVARVVAKLAADRLAEGRLRGTLEEVAARLWAEEGPVRSDAQWRAALSAEARRDTEEALRRADELAVEFGGNLSEAASLALRSYLGVVPSRVRLSQRRPDDPQGWTTPDWLIPRRAHDLMRFLPPAVPTFQPGAMPWDSADWELTDLLGIGGFGEVWKARNPLFPAVPPVVFKFCTLKRAEQMAFRHEAAILSHAIRERVHPGLIPLRATFLERQPPCLAFEYVEGGDLQQWFLGRAHPERPLSLRRVTRIVARLAAILAFLHRRNPPVVHRDLKPANILVRRRPGRRGGLEFLICDFGIGGLAVPSDPESTIQGRAGRSAAGLGDSTATTASDKLIQSARFQGSFTPGYASPQQARASTPSPRDDVFALGVVWHQLLVNDLNAFPPNDLSYRRIYERLDRGMTQSQMELVGSCFSSRADLRPPDAGALLQAMRKEFADFFPPPRRRVGQGGVQPEGSGGGSPSSGSRRLVEGGTAIRNGIRRLIGGSPRSDGGTSATLESPRSSSSPPPSPPSASATTSTVHDAPSLEASADPTANLLAAEPESRASREAQTLASTTSAAGSTLPHPSTLRHSWIRRAAGSSPGSSSTSTMAVATPPTPPTSPPSTSRRPSPTPLQDTASLLNPPVDPTTSDSTRGVSHPASDPGHETHPPSTIATEGFTMSARFDPPSSGSSSSVIRPEPPTAPPPPTAPLSSFESSDDSLDSLRGWDSDSSLEAASELGSVDPGAVSVSEVNLIAPMPGVWREDPEGGLRLDQPDHPRIASAKIHLSALRTCGSARVKALAKTLEAGLNQRFITQSALIEVTILCHGGGDDEELVKSATVKLFGLLPPALADLKGRPLVDDVTLAALYQRWIEAIVS; encoded by the coding sequence ATGTGGATGAGGGCAGTGGCGCGGGTGGTGGCGAAGCTGGCGGCCGATCGTTTGGCCGAGGGGCGTCTGCGTGGCACCTTGGAGGAGGTGGCGGCGCGGTTGTGGGCCGAAGAGGGGCCGGTTCGCTCCGACGCCCAATGGCGTGCGGCGTTGTCAGCCGAGGCGCGACGGGACACGGAGGAAGCGTTGCGACGCGCCGACGAGTTGGCCGTGGAGTTTGGCGGGAATCTCAGCGAGGCGGCGTCGCTGGCGCTACGGTCGTATCTGGGGGTGGTGCCCTCGCGCGTGCGGCTGTCCCAGCGTCGTCCCGACGACCCTCAAGGATGGACCACTCCCGATTGGTTGATCCCGCGGCGCGCGCATGACCTGATGCGGTTTTTGCCGCCGGCGGTGCCCACCTTCCAGCCAGGCGCGATGCCGTGGGACTCGGCCGACTGGGAGTTGACCGACCTGTTGGGGATTGGTGGCTTTGGCGAGGTCTGGAAGGCGCGCAATCCGCTGTTTCCGGCGGTTCCTCCGGTGGTCTTCAAGTTTTGCACCCTCAAACGCGCTGAGCAAATGGCGTTTCGTCACGAGGCGGCGATCTTGTCGCACGCAATCCGCGAGCGGGTCCATCCCGGGTTGATTCCGCTTCGGGCCACCTTTTTGGAGCGTCAACCTCCGTGCCTGGCGTTTGAGTACGTCGAAGGGGGCGATCTTCAGCAGTGGTTCCTGGGACGGGCCCACCCGGAGCGTCCCTTGAGCCTGCGGCGGGTGACTCGGATCGTGGCGCGTTTGGCGGCGATCTTGGCGTTTCTGCATCGTCGCAACCCACCCGTGGTTCACCGCGACCTCAAACCCGCCAACATCCTGGTGAGGCGTCGTCCGGGCAGGCGGGGTGGTTTGGAGTTCCTGATTTGCGACTTCGGCATCGGCGGCTTGGCGGTCCCAAGCGACCCAGAATCGACCATCCAGGGCCGCGCAGGGCGGTCCGCGGCGGGGCTGGGCGATTCCACGGCAACGACCGCGTCGGACAAGCTGATTCAATCCGCCCGGTTTCAGGGCTCGTTCACGCCTGGTTATGCCTCGCCTCAACAGGCCCGCGCCTCAACCCCCAGCCCGCGCGACGACGTGTTCGCCCTGGGGGTGGTCTGGCACCAGTTGCTGGTCAACGACCTCAACGCCTTCCCGCCCAACGATCTCTCTTATCGACGCATCTATGAGCGCTTGGATCGTGGGATGACCCAGAGTCAGATGGAGTTGGTGGGATCCTGCTTCTCGTCGCGCGCCGATTTGCGTCCGCCCGACGCCGGCGCGTTGCTTCAGGCCATGCGGAAGGAGTTCGCCGACTTTTTCCCGCCCCCGCGGCGGCGGGTCGGTCAAGGCGGTGTCCAACCGGAGGGGTCCGGCGGCGGTTCCCCATCGAGCGGCTCCCGTCGCCTCGTCGAAGGGGGGACAGCGATCCGTAACGGCATCCGACGGTTGATTGGCGGCTCGCCCAGGTCGGACGGTGGGACCTCGGCGACTTTGGAATCGCCTCGGTCTTCATCTTCCCCACCGCCCTCTCCACCGTCCGCCTCTGCCACGACTTCGACAGTCCACGACGCGCCGTCTCTTGAGGCGTCGGCGGACCCAACGGCCAATCTCCTCGCGGCTGAACCAGAGTCCAGGGCCAGTCGGGAGGCGCAAACACTCGCGTCCACAACCTCGGCCGCCGGCTCCACGTTGCCTCACCCCTCTACATTGCGCCATTCCTGGATTCGGCGTGCGGCTGGGTCCTCGCCCGGTTCGTCTTCAACATCCACGATGGCCGTGGCCACGCCGCCGACGCCTCCAACCTCTCCACCTTCGACCTCGCGGCGACCGTCGCCCACGCCGTTGCAAGACACAGCCTCCTTGTTGAATCCGCCCGTCGATCCAACAACGTCCGACTCGACGCGCGGGGTGTCCCATCCGGCTTCCGACCCAGGCCACGAGACCCACCCTCCTTCGACGATCGCAACCGAGGGGTTCACCATGTCCGCGCGTTTCGACCCACCGTCTTCAGGCAGTTCCTCCAGCGTAATCCGTCCTGAGCCTCCGACCGCTCCGCCGCCTCCTACGGCTCCTCTGTCCTCCTTCGAGAGTTCGGACGACTCGTTGGATTCGTTGAGAGGGTGGGATTCGGACAGCTCGCTGGAGGCCGCCAGTGAACTCGGCTCGGTTGATCCGGGAGCCGTCTCGGTCTCGGAAGTCAATCTCATCGCGCCGATGCCTGGCGTCTGGCGCGAAGACCCCGAAGGCGGGTTGAGATTGGATCAGCCCGACCATCCCCGGATCGCCTCGGCCAAGATTCACCTCTCGGCGTTGCGGACTTGTGGTTCGGCTCGGGTCAAAGCGCTGGCCAAGACCTTGGAGGCCGGTCTGAATCAACGGTTCATCACCCAATCGGCATTGATCGAAGTGACCATCCTCTGTCACGGCGGCGGCGACGACGAGGAGTTGGTCAAAAGCGCCACGGTCAAACTGTTCGGTCTGCTTCCCCCTGCCCTGGCCGATCTCAAGGGGCGTCCCCTGGTCGATGACGTGACCCTGGCCGCGTTGTATCAACGCTGGATTGAAGCGATTGTTTCCTAA